From candidate division KSB1 bacterium:
GGACGCGCTCTGGGGCTGCGACGTCTTCGACGCGACCGACCGGATCTGGGCACAGCTCGGGGAGCGCTTCGACGTCACCTGCATCGGGCCCGCCGGCGAGAACGGGGTCTTCGACGCCTCTCTGATCACCAACAAATACGCCGCCTTCGCGCGAGCGGGGATGGGCGCCGTCCTGGGATCCAAGAACCTCAAG
This genomic window contains:
- a CDS encoding aldehyde:ferredoxin oxidoreductase — protein: MLSIANDRVSFLDADALWGCDVFDATDRIWAQLGERFDVTCIGPAGENGVFDASLITNKYAAFARAGMGAVLGSKNLK